A genomic segment from Anaerolineae bacterium encodes:
- a CDS encoding zinc ABC transporter substrate-binding protein, producing the protein MARIPLRLVVLMALLGLVLAGCGTAPADQPLSAGPRVVATTNIIGDVVAHVAGGHVQLTVLMGPGVDPHTYTPTPRDVAAVHDAQLIFVNGAGLETFLEPLLQQAGGQARLVDLSQGIDLLPAEHVEEEAGHAGEGEYDPHIWLSVPNVMRWVDTIAAALSEADPAHAGAYRSQAAAYRQELEALDAWIRQQVAGVPPERRKLVTNHPAFGYFAREYGFE; encoded by the coding sequence ATGGCACGCATTCCGCTGAGGCTGGTGGTACTGATGGCGCTGTTGGGTCTGGTCCTGGCCGGCTGTGGAACTGCGCCGGCTGACCAGCCGTTGAGCGCCGGCCCTCGTGTGGTGGCTACCACGAATATTATCGGGGATGTGGTGGCGCATGTCGCCGGCGGGCATGTCCAGCTCACCGTGCTGATGGGACCGGGGGTGGATCCCCACACCTACACCCCGACGCCGCGCGATGTTGCCGCGGTGCACGACGCTCAGCTCATCTTTGTGAACGGCGCCGGCCTGGAGACCTTCTTAGAGCCTCTGCTCCAACAGGCCGGCGGACAGGCGCGCCTGGTGGACCTGAGCCAGGGAATAGACCTTCTGCCGGCGGAGCATGTGGAGGAAGAGGCCGGGCATGCCGGCGAGGGGGAATATGACCCGCATATCTGGCTCAGCGTGCCAAATGTGATGCGGTGGGTGGACACCATCGCGGCGGCCCTCTCGGAGGCGGATCCGGCGCACGCCGGGGCATATCGCTCGCAGGCGGCGGCCTACCGCCAGGAACTGGAGGCGCTGGATGCCTGGATCCGTCAGCAAGTGGCCGGCGTGCCCCCCGAACGCCGCAAGCTGGTGACCAATCACCCGGCGTTCGGCTACTTCGCCAGGGAGTACGGGTTCGAGCA
- a CDS encoding MBL fold metallo-hydrolase: MLRERVAETIYVFTSSRYLEVAAGLIITPQGCVVIDTLPFPSESRQMYEFARRNCTAGIRWVVNTHFHADHIYGNYLFEGIPIIAHEETRAMLERVGEQALEEAKQETPELREVRLRLPDITYRGRAAIRLADYNIELIHAPGHSSDCTMVYIEEEKILFAGDAVLPVPYIVGGDLNQMLATLQKVQSLNLESIVQGHGGVLLRGEIPETLEAAINYLKKVRSFVHNAVSKGASERELLSWDVEKAGLSRVPLGGMAQELHRANLLYLYRSFQKEKLRRAG, from the coding sequence ATGCTGCGCGAGCGCGTCGCTGAGACCATCTACGTTTTCACCAGCAGTCGCTACCTGGAAGTGGCCGCCGGCCTCATCATAACGCCCCAAGGCTGTGTGGTGATCGATACTCTGCCCTTCCCATCCGAAAGCCGCCAGATGTACGAGTTCGCGCGGCGCAACTGCACCGCCGGCATCCGCTGGGTGGTGAACACCCACTTCCACGCCGACCATATCTACGGTAATTACCTCTTCGAGGGCATCCCCATCATCGCCCATGAGGAGACACGCGCCATGCTGGAGCGCGTTGGGGAACAGGCTCTGGAGGAAGCCAAACAGGAAACCCCGGAACTTCGGGAGGTGCGACTGCGCCTGCCCGATATCACCTATCGGGGCAGGGCTGCCATCCGTCTGGCCGATTACAATATAGAGCTGATCCATGCCCCCGGCCATTCCTCCGACTGCACCATGGTGTATATCGAAGAAGAGAAAATACTGTTCGCCGGCGATGCCGTCCTGCCGGTGCCCTATATCGTCGGCGGGGACCTGAACCAGATGCTCGCCACCCTCCAAAAGGTGCAGTCCCTGAACCTGGAGAGCATCGTGCAGGGACACGGCGGGGTCCTCCTGCGCGGCGAGATCCCCGAGACGCTGGAAGCCGCCATCAATTACCTGAAAAAGGTGCGCAGTTTCGTGCACAACGCCGTGTCGAAGGGCGCGTCCGAACGCGAACTGTTATCGTGGGATGTGGAGAAGGCCGGCCTGTCGCGGGTGCCGCTGGGCGGCATGGCCCAGGAGCTTCACCGCGCCAACCTGCTGTACCTGTACCGCTCCTTCCAAAAGGAAAAGCTACGCCGCGCCGGCTGA
- a CDS encoding thymidine kinase, with amino-acid sequence MQGEFRDGSIEVICGSMFSGKTEELLRRIRRAEIARQKVQLFKHSLDNRFHVTRVTSHNGIHREALVIQEARQILELLEPDTDVVAIDEVQFFDWQIAEVCNQLADQGIRVIVAGLDMDFRGEPFGPMPLLMAIAERVDKLNAICVKCGRPASRTQRLIDGRPAWYDDPVIMVGASEVYEARCRFCHEVPRRPDAEASQGHEKQVG; translated from the coding sequence ATGCAGGGCGAATTCAGGGATGGCTCGATCGAGGTCATCTGCGGCAGTATGTTCAGCGGCAAGACCGAGGAACTGCTCCGTCGCATCCGCCGTGCGGAGATCGCGCGCCAGAAGGTCCAGCTCTTCAAGCACAGCCTGGATAACCGCTTCCACGTCACCCGCGTCACCTCGCACAACGGCATCCATCGGGAAGCCCTCGTCATCCAGGAGGCTCGGCAGATCCTGGAACTGCTGGAGCCGGATACCGATGTGGTGGCTATTGACGAGGTACAGTTCTTCGACTGGCAGATCGCGGAGGTCTGCAATCAGCTGGCCGACCAGGGGATTCGGGTCATCGTCGCCGGCCTGGACATGGATTTCCGCGGGGAGCCGTTCGGGCCGATGCCGCTGTTGATGGCCATCGCCGAGCGCGTGGATAAGCTGAACGCCATTTGCGTGAAATGCGGCCGGCCCGCCAGCAGAACCCAACGCCTGATTGACGGGCGGCCGGCGTGGTACGATGACCCGGTCATCATGGTGGGTGCCAGCGAGGTGTATGAAGCCCGCTGTCGCTTCTGCCACGAGGTGCCCCGCCGGCCGGATGCGGAGGCCTCGCAAGGGCATGAAAAACAGGTCGGCTGA
- the rpmE gene encoding 50S ribosomal protein L31, whose product MRKNIHPKYYSEATVICACGNTFKVGSTKEIIRTDVCSQCHPFFTGEQRIVDTAGQVERFMRRLERRDAKRGEKGIAEPAAGEAGK is encoded by the coding sequence ATGCGCAAGAACATTCATCCGAAGTACTATTCCGAGGCGACAGTGATCTGCGCCTGCGGCAATACGTTCAAGGTCGGTTCGACCAAAGAGATTATCCGCACCGACGTGTGCTCCCAGTGCCACCCCTTCTTCACGGGCGAACAGCGCATCGTGGACACCGCCGGCCAGGTGGAGCGTTTCATGCGCCGGCTGGAGCGGCGGGATGCCAAGCGCGGCGAGAAAGGCATTGCCGAGCCGGCAGCAGGTGAGGCCGGCAAGTAA
- the rpmA gene encoding 50S ribosomal protein L27: MAHKKGTGSSRNGRDSEGKRLGVKRFDGQLVRAGTIIVRQRGTRFAPGNNVGLGKDYTIYALIDGYVKFEHASRDKKRVSVYPEKVA; encoded by the coding sequence ATGGCACACAAAAAGGGAACGGGTTCCAGCCGCAACGGGCGCGACAGCGAGGGCAAGCGCCTGGGCGTCAAGCGATTCGATGGGCAGTTGGTGCGCGCCGGCACCATTATCGTGCGCCAGCGCGGCACCCGCTTCGCGCCGGGCAATAACGTCGGCCTGGGCAAGGATTACACCATCTATGCCCTGATTGACGGCTATGTGAAATTCGAGCATGCCTCCCGCGACAAAAAGCGGGTGAGCGTGTATCCGGAGAAGGTGGCATAA